The Mustelus asterias chromosome 30, sMusAst1.hap1.1, whole genome shotgun sequence DNA segment ctgagattttccacgtTTTCTCTATTGCTTTCAGCAAAACGGGGCCTCTGTAAAATGACAGCAGACAAAGACGAGACTCAGATTTCACTGACTTCACCAGCTTAAGACTCTCTTGTTCCACTTTAAACTCTGCAACACTCTCGCCTTTTCTCTCCCACAATATTCAGGCTTCAGTAACCCGAGCTGGTGGTTAAATAACCATTCCCTATTTGCTGACTCATTTCACCATCACTCCTGTTCTTCCAGCAcaatcctgatccccacttccacTGCTGAAGAACACTAACAGACATACCTCCCTCCGTGTTCGAGTCTTCAATGTTCACCTTTTCAGTTGGGTAGGGTTTCAATTGAGAATCAGAACACATCCCATTTCCATCTCCTCGTGGTGTctgggccagatcaggtaaatTTTCCATTAAAAGGTCTGTTTAATCTTTCTCCCCAaagtccagcatctacaagggaCAACTCTTCTGTCTAATTGAATAAGCTCCAATTTTCTgaattagtgcagctccaacaactcaggaagctcaacaccatccaagacaaagcagcttgaTTGGCAATCCTTCtacaaacatctactccctccaacactgactcacgtggcagctgtgtgtaccacctacaagattcactgcaagcactcaccaaggcttctttgacagcatcttgcaaacccgcaacctccagcaccttggagaagggcagcaaatgcatgggaacatcatcacctgcacgttcccctccaagtcactcaccatctataCTCAGAGATTGATTACAATgtgaaattcactgccacaggaacTAGCTGGACAACTcatcatttaaaaagaaaacgTGATGAGTACATGAGGGAAAGGAGATTAGAAAGATGAGCTGGAAGGCTGAAATGAGGGAGATGGAATGGGAGGTGTCTTGTATGaaatataaacaccagcacagactAGTTAAACCGAACAATGTCTTTCTGGTctggatattcatagaatcccgacagtgtagaaggaatccattcggcccattgagtctgcacccaccacaatcccacccaggccctctccccataacctcatgcatttaccctagctagcccccctgacactcagggcaatttagcatggccaatccacctaacccacacatatttggactggagaaggaaaccggaggaaacccacgcagacacggggagaatgtgcaaactccacacagacagtgacccgagccgggattcgaacccaggaccctggccatgtgagtcagcagtgctcaccactgtgtcaccgtgtcgcccaagaATTAGAGAATTCTCTGTGATTCAATGTAATCTCTGACCGGTTCCTGATCAGTAAGTTCCAACATTTGCACTGCACCGGTTCAGAGTATAACCTGatgctgagtaatcacactgagatTCTGTCATGTGTAACGTCACGAATTGTAACATTGTCATTGAAATTGGTGCACAGAAATTTTCATCAACCAGATCCACTCTCGAAAATGTTCTCCCAAACAATGCGCTCTCTCAGATCTTTtcagcaaggatccacttccaggatttcaatctctcctttcactATTCTTCTGCCTTAGATTAtcacatgcattcaagcttccacgtaatctctcaggtacccagccatgccaacagaacactaCTGTTTCACAGGTGGTACCAAAGTCCTCAACCTTAGGATTACTTCAGAGTCTGGCTTTTCACCAGCTAACGTCACCATGTGTGTTGCCTTTAACTGGAAACCACTCTTTGCCCCTTTCTTTAACTTCAGGGAACAGTATCTTGTTCAGATTCCCTTTGACTTCAGTTTTCCTCAGACTTTTTTCATGCCCTGGTTTCTAGAACTATCTGTTCTTAAACTTCTGGGACTTTCTTTCTTGTCCTTACTCCATTGTTCTGCCCAGTGTTTCTGGCAGTTTCCTCTTCAGCTAACTCAGAAATTCTTTCGAACCCAAAATGGCCACTGGTTGCCAAGTAACAACCTAATCTTTTTTTACACTTGTGTGTTTTCACATTGTAAATTCTCTAAACAGAATACgggcacagtttgaaatgaaaccaaaacctcatacatgcaaacacctttatTTAACATTAATCTATGAAAGTTTTAACCCTTCTGTACACAGAAACACcgaattaaactcacttaaatctataccttatttctaatatccaataatacaaatatagattactAAATCTACTGCTTGACAGAGAGAAACTAAAGAAAGATGAGTTTAAGCTTGGGAAAATTGTTAGACACAGTTTGACccagtggaagggagggaaacaacagaggcagctgatcaggttGTCTCCATTTTAGTGACAAAggagctccatgagctcctcagacTTCTTGTTgtcggtgaggatggaggagagagggagaacccttcaaaaggaactaaaacagaaaatgctggaacggtaggctttgtctgtatggcgcgcaagaaacaatactgttcactggatcccaatgcatgcaacaataataaatcaaacaaaaaatCAGATCAAAATAAGGTAATGTAGATACTGGAAATCGAACCTcaaaactgagtgaatctcttcccaaactcagagcaggtgaatagcctctccccagtgtgaactcgctggtggacaGTGAGTTGGAATGATTCCCTGAACCCTGTCTCACAGTaaaagcagctgaatggtctctcatcagcGTGAACACATTGATGAGACATCACTTTTCCACAGCTTTTATAGCAGTtctcacagtctgggcatttaaaaggtctctcctcagtgtgaagcgggggtggttggagggtagattattgagtgaatcccttccaaaAGTGTCCTGGACCAGAACCCATAAATTATGTTCGGAAGCCAGATTAGATCCAAACAaagttttctattttggcataaatgtgaggataggatgcttcactccaggagtaattccactgacaaattaggaatctttcatggtaaaacaaactttatttaataacagctTAAATATAATTCcataaaatgaagcagcttaactattaacagttgaacaatatttaaaagtgaaaggaaacaactttaatttctaatttagcacaatttcagttccaaatatgcaACATTCCTCAAAGATGTAGATGCCACTTCAATTACAGTTagaaaccataaatatacttgctataatgagtctAGACTGtcctgaagctttcagagagaagaCAAGTCTTAGAGCAGCTTGTAGAAACCCTCCATCTTCAAACAGTCCCCGGTGCTTCCAGCTCTGACAGGTAACTGAAACTCtcctcacagtctgcacattttcatGGTTTCTCCCTAATTTTAAATCCAATTACAATAGTTagttgtgaattcgctggtgcgtcAGAAGATTCGACGAGGTaacgtatcccttcccacactgcaagcaggtgaacggcctctccccagtgtgaacccgctgatgtaTTGCTAGTTTAGacgactgattgaatcccttctcacacacagagcaggtgaatggcctctcctctgtgtggattcgctggtgtattgctaggttggatgagtgattgaatcctttcccacacacagagcagatgaatggtttctccccagtgtgaactcgctggtgtgtcagcagagttgatgaccgactgaatcctttcccacacacagagcaggtgaatggcctctccccagtgtgaattcgctggtgtgtgaacaaggtggctgactgagcaaatccctttccacactgggaacaggtgaatggcctctccccagtgtgaactcgctggtattTCAACAAAGTAGATGagtcagcaaatcccttcccacactgggagcaagtgaatgacctctcctgagtgtgagttcgctggtgtatcagcagagtggatgagtgagaaaatcccttcccacattcagagcaggtgaacggtttctccccagtgtgaacacgctggtgtattgctaggttggatgactgattgaatcccttcccacattgggagcaggtaaacggcctctcctcagcatGAGTCCTCTGATGTATATTtaagctggataactgagtgaatctcttcccacactgagagcagatgaatggcctctccccagtgtgactgcgtcgatgagtttccagcagggatgggtaattgaattccttcccacaatcctcacactTCCATGCCAtttccctgttgtgactgcaattatgttcccaaaggccagatgattggttgaagtcttgtccacaaacagaacacatgtacagtttctctccactgtgaacggtgcttttttcttccaatttcaaaatacaatgatattcaggttacaataaattggccgACTCATCAGATTCTGATATCatattttgtttcagtttctcaACTGCAAATCTTCTTCTTGTAaacccctgtgaaattgatttaaaacagaaaaaagtgagtgagaaagaacccacaaaaacacaacggtgggttgtgaaattgagctgaatgaatctgctcATTTGTGGAGCTGCCGTgaggaaagggtaaccaagaaagctgctggattgtcatacaaacccaactggttcactgatatccttcagggaatgaaACCTGCCACACAGCCTGGGTCTACATAAGACTCTTTTGGCACTTTGGGAGGAGATAGAGAGAAGTAGGAGTGGCTGAGGTGAAGGCaagggattttatacatctacaacttgacaagaactttgacagaatctcaCAAACCCTCAACTTCACCAACAAGAAGGACCGAGATAGCAGATGGGTATAAACACCATCACCTCCGAGTTCccccaactcacacaccatcctgacttatctgACTTCCAGTACTAAACAAACAGAAATTTCTTTcgtataaatactgggaagactgaacccactgTCTTCAGTCCCCTCTCCAAACTCCACTCGCTTGCCAACAACTctatccctcttcctggcaacaTGTCAAAGAacatgttgtttgtcatctatatcaatgatctggatgataatgtggtaaattagatcagcaagtttgctgatgatacaaagattggaggtgtcgtggacagtgaggaaggttttcaaagcttgcagagggatttggaccaactagaaaaatgggctgaaaaatggcaaatggaatttaacgcagacaagtgtgagatattgcattttggaaggacaaaccaaagtagaacgtacagggtaaatggtaggactctgaagagtgcagttgaatagagggatctgggaagacaggtacagaattccctaaaagtgacatcacaggtggatagggtcgtaaagagtgcctttggtacattggcctttataaatcggagtatcgagtataaaagttggagtgttatggtaaggttatataaggcattggtgaggccgaatttg contains these protein-coding regions:
- the LOC144480648 gene encoding uncharacterized protein LOC144480648, with translation MCSVCGQDFNQSSGLWEHNCSHNREMAWKCEDCGKEFNYPSLLETHRRSHTGERPFICSQCGKRFTQLSSLNIHQRTHAEERPFTCSQCGKGFNQSSNLAIHQRVHTGEKPFTCSECGKGFSHSSTLLIHQRTHTQERSFTCSQCGKGFADSSTLLKYQRVHTGERPFTCSQCGKGFAQSATLFTHQRIHTGERPFTCSVCGKGFSRSSTLLTHQRVHTGEKPFICSVCGKGFNHSSNLAIHQRIHTEERPFTCSVCEKGFNQSSKLAIHQRVHTGERPFTCLQCGKGYVTSSNLLTHQRIHN